Proteins from a single region of Amblyomma americanum isolate KBUSLIRL-KWMA chromosome 10, ASM5285725v1, whole genome shotgun sequence:
- the LOC144107498 gene encoding uncharacterized protein LOC144107498 isoform X1: protein MKGRSSAAKRFLLRRLAADEIALTERRFCGTSWSEALLLDVSSTREVSHDAQGDHVENKADEQQEWKLSQPSPSASSSAPANMEEDGTPAFSSTAGFSQSPRLHQWSSMSLVQLSIVVVALAVAIVITLLFKLRNKDKGGPEDGDDHRISGFRVDRVSRDAISTPITRGYLVSLAAGLQRHGQSGGDRQKQGAGLPAFTPRNDDEVRPSAKESPQAVSRFSSPGNVVWGNDDGFAPGRLPLPSLGPETKRREAGRQHDPGATQEKKASAVKKGAPGVSSPTSNQEESFRFGR from the exons ATGAAAGGCCGATCATCTGCCGCCAAGCGCTTTTTGCTGCGTCGCTTGGCCGCGGATGAGATCGCACTCACCGAAAGGCGTTTCTGCGGCACGTCCTGGAGCGAAGCGCTTCTTCTAGACGTGTCCTCGACCAGGGAAGTTTCACACGACGCGCAAGGAGACCACGTGGAAAACAAGGCTGATGAGCAGCAGGAGTGGAAGCTCAGCCAGCCTTCACCGAGTGCGTCTTCTTCTGCCCCTGCGAACATGGAGGAGGATGGCACGCCCGCTTTCTCGAGCACGGCCGGCTTCTCTCAGTCGCCGAGGCTACACCAGTG GTCTTCGATGTCCCTCGTCCAGCTGTCCATCGTCGTCGTGGCGCTCGCGGTGGCCATCGTGATCACCCTGCTGTTCAAGCTCCGGAACAAGGACAAGGGCGGACCGGAAGATGGCGACGACCACCGCATCTCGGGCTTCAGGGTCGACAGAGTTTCGAGGGACGCCATTTCTACGCCAATCACTCGGGGCTACCTCGTGTCGTTAGCGGCCGGCCTACAGCGCCATGGCCAAAGCGGCGGCGACCGTCAGAAGCAAGGCGCAGGGTTACCCGCCTTCACCCCTCGAAATGATGACGAGGTTAGGCCGTCGGCCAAAGAGAGCCCGCAAGCTGTCTCTCGTTTTTCTTCTCCCGGGAATGTTGTCTGGGGGAACGACGATGGTTTCGCACCAGGGCGTCTCCCGCTTCCCTCTCTGGGACCTGAGACTAAGCGGCGTGAAGCAGGGCGCCAGCATGACCCTGGTGCAACGCAAGAAAAGAAGGCATCTGCGGTAAAGAAAGGCGCACCGGGCGTTTCATCACCCACTTCGAATCAGGAAGAGAGCTTCCGCTTCGGCCGATAA